One genomic window of Mucilaginibacter sp. SJ includes the following:
- a CDS encoding DUF2490 domain-containing protein yields MTIKPVNSIALVLFLLTICSITVKAQDSKVGTWGIVTVVLPGDSSHKWGGYTEFQTRTNNVFSQFQYYEVKAGVSYDIDRNFTALLGTGRYTTFDYMDVGKGPTTTETRFWEQITSNQFLYRIKLEHRYRVEQRWVNSDYRNRFRYRLNVFVPLNSTKIEAKTWFISVFDEVFLNNKVPNFERNRISAAVGYQFDKSWILQAGWINQYNYSAAAKSDKDNIMLILMYRIQRKNAVQREHVPTTSD; encoded by the coding sequence ATGACAATCAAGCCCGTCAATTCCATCGCTTTAGTGCTCTTTTTATTAACTATATGTTCAATTACTGTTAAGGCACAGGACTCAAAAGTAGGCACCTGGGGCATAGTTACGGTAGTTTTACCGGGCGACAGTTCCCACAAATGGGGTGGTTATACCGAGTTTCAAACCCGTACCAATAATGTATTCAGCCAGTTTCAATATTATGAGGTTAAGGCTGGTGTAAGTTATGACATAGACAGAAACTTCACCGCGCTTTTAGGTACCGGCCGTTATACTACCTTTGATTATATGGACGTTGGAAAAGGCCCTACAACTACCGAAACCCGTTTTTGGGAACAGATTACCAGCAACCAGTTCCTGTACCGCATAAAACTGGAACACCGCTACCGGGTAGAGCAGCGCTGGGTTAACAGCGACTACCGCAACCGTTTCCGTTACAGGCTAAATGTGTTTGTGCCTTTAAATAGCACCAAAATTGAAGCCAAAACCTGGTTCATTTCTGTTTTCGACGAAGTATTCCTTAATAATAAGGTACCTAACTTTGAACGTAATCGAATATCGGCTGCAGTAGGTTATCAGTTTGATAAATCGTGGATCTTACAGGCTGGCTGGATCAACCAATATAATTATTCGGCTGCCGCTAAAAGCGATAAGGACAATATTATGCTCATCCTGATGTACCGCATCCAGCGCAAAAATGCCGTGCAGCGTGAGCACGTCCCTACTACGAGCGATTAA
- a CDS encoding ABC transporter permease, which translates to MNNKYSNTKATLAIARASFRSILRSPSAVVFTLAFPLIFIIVFANIGGGGMSIDVGVAKGSDTSANNPVYTALKKNKIMHLIHDQTADEMNKNLAKGNIDAIIDLKPFAPPASMTVHVQYSQASGDKGSVLKSALNNIFYRIQSEELKRIQSYTTVQVPKLIDLKEETISGRPYKYIDFILPGQLGFSLLSSGVFGTAFVFLSLRLTLVIKRFFATPVKRYSIVLGEAIARLAFSLLGSLFIILVGHYMFGFTLIHGVTTVLNMLVLSAIGLIIFMGFGFTVSGIAKNESSVPPLSNIITLPQFLLSGTFFSITAFPNWLQYISKVLPLTHLNDAMRKVAFEGAGLGDVTHQLLILFAWFIGIYAVAVKTFKWE; encoded by the coding sequence ATGAACAATAAGTACAGCAATACAAAAGCAACCCTGGCTATTGCCCGGGCAAGTTTCCGGTCGATATTACGCAGTCCTTCGGCGGTGGTGTTTACGCTGGCTTTCCCCTTGATATTCATCATTGTTTTTGCCAATATTGGCGGCGGGGGCATGTCGATAGATGTAGGTGTAGCCAAAGGCAGCGATACATCGGCCAATAACCCGGTTTACACTGCACTGAAAAAAAACAAGATCATGCACCTCATCCATGATCAAACGGCTGATGAAATGAATAAAAACCTGGCAAAAGGAAATATCGATGCTATTATCGACCTTAAACCCTTTGCACCACCAGCATCAATGACCGTTCATGTACAATATAGCCAGGCATCGGGCGATAAAGGCAGTGTATTGAAATCGGCATTGAACAATATTTTTTATCGTATTCAATCAGAAGAATTGAAGCGCATCCAATCATACACCACGGTTCAGGTACCCAAATTAATCGATCTTAAAGAAGAAACCATAAGTGGTCGCCCGTATAAATATATTGACTTTATATTGCCCGGACAGTTAGGTTTTTCGTTGCTAAGCAGCGGCGTTTTCGGTACGGCTTTCGTGTTCCTGAGCCTGCGGTTAACATTGGTTATCAAGCGTTTTTTTGCTACGCCGGTTAAGCGTTACAGTATTGTGTTGGGCGAAGCTATTGCGAGGCTGGCCTTTTCTTTATTAGGTTCATTATTTATTATACTGGTTGGGCATTACATGTTTGGTTTTACGCTGATCCACGGTGTAACAACTGTACTAAATATGCTGGTACTTTCGGCAATAGGGTTGATCATTTTCATGGGATTCGGCTTTACTGTATCTGGCATCGCCAAAAACGAAAGTTCGGTGCCACCGCTTTCCAATATTATCACGCTGCCGCAGTTCCTGCTTTCGGGTACTTTTTTTTCAATCACCGCCTTTCCAAACTGGCTGCAATATATCAGCAAGGTGTTACCGCTAACCCATTTAAACGATGCTATGCGCAAAGTAGCATTTGAGGGCGCGGGCTTAGGTGATGTTACACACCAGTTACTGATTCTTTTTGCCTGGTTTATCGGAATTTATGCGGTAGCGGTAAAAACGTTTAAGTGGGAATAG
- a CDS encoding ABC transporter ATP-binding protein, protein MTKQPIITVNNLVKNYGDFAAVKGISFEVYEGEIFGLLGPNGAGKTTTLEIIETLRDKTSGSINVDGFDIETDADSIKKLIGVQLQAAGYYPNLNLSELIVLFSGLYGIDKTPMEMLEKVALTDKAKAKYKDLSGGQKQRFSIATTLINNPRIIFLDEPTTGLDPQARRNLWDLIREIRDQGTTVVITTHYMDEAEVLCDRVAFVDGGYIIGIDTPDHFIDELVASGFERKKQVKLANLEDVFINLTGKEWREG, encoded by the coding sequence ATGACAAAACAACCTATCATCACTGTAAACAACCTGGTAAAAAACTATGGCGATTTTGCAGCCGTTAAAGGCATTAGTTTTGAAGTTTACGAAGGTGAGATCTTCGGCTTGCTCGGCCCCAATGGCGCAGGTAAAACAACTACCCTCGAAATTATAGAAACCCTTCGCGATAAAACATCCGGCAGTATTAATGTTGATGGCTTTGATATTGAAACCGACGCTGATAGCATCAAAAAGCTTATTGGTGTACAATTGCAGGCTGCAGGCTATTATCCCAACCTCAATCTATCGGAGCTGATCGTACTGTTTTCGGGGCTATATGGCATCGATAAAACACCAATGGAAATGCTGGAAAAAGTTGCACTTACCGATAAAGCGAAGGCTAAATATAAAGACCTTTCCGGCGGACAAAAGCAGCGTTTTTCTATCGCTACTACGCTCATCAATAACCCAAGGATCATATTTTTGGATGAACCTACAACCGGTCTCGACCCACAGGCACGCCGTAACCTCTGGGATTTGATCCGTGAGATCCGTGACCAGGGCACTACAGTAGTGATCACCACCCACTACATGGACGAGGCTGAAGTGTTGTGCGACCGTGTTGCCTTTGTTGACGGCGGGTATATTATCGGCATTGACACTCCCGACCATTTCATTGATGAGCTGGTAGCATCAGGCTTCGAACGTAAAAAGCAGGTAAAACTCGCCAATCTCGAAGACGTATTCATCAACCTCACCGGGAAGGAATGGCGGGAGGGATAG
- a CDS encoding DUF2945 domain-containing protein: protein MKKGDEVTWKWGKSEAEGKVVKKHTQPVSKTIKGAKVKRNASKEEPAYEIEQKNGSKVLKSESELKAS, encoded by the coding sequence ATGAAAAAAGGAGATGAAGTAACCTGGAAATGGGGAAAATCAGAAGCTGAAGGCAAGGTGGTTAAAAAACACACCCAACCGGTAAGCAAAACTATAAAAGGCGCAAAAGTTAAACGGAACGCCAGCAAAGAGGAGCCCGCTTATGAAATTGAACAGAAAAACGGTAGTAAAGTGCTGAAATCTGAAAGTGAGTTAAAGGCCAGCTAA
- a CDS encoding SIP domain-containing protein — protein sequence METSTLHKLKRKAGSLFENQLLQSGRVLEVRHWEPSTMIEIDLHLPQADMQNWHEIPYIKIKVDNLTYRDYTPAGWDAETSTCTLYVDAAHSGPGSKWAKQLQKNDTVRYLKIRSTRHAPAGTPAIIGLGDESSMGHMLALQQMVLPATRFSGAIVMADENHRDLFGEYFKSPLTPIERNDVYGHHSLIQWVMEQQYNLEHSVFYIAGNHTMVGELRKLLKLQGYPSSQIRIQGFWS from the coding sequence ATGGAAACATCCACTCTTCATAAATTAAAAAGAAAGGCAGGCAGCTTGTTTGAAAACCAACTTTTACAAAGTGGCAGGGTGCTTGAAGTAAGGCACTGGGAACCGTCGACCATGATTGAGATTGACCTGCACTTACCACAGGCTGATATGCAAAACTGGCACGAAATACCCTACATAAAAATAAAAGTTGATAACCTTACTTACCGCGATTATACCCCTGCCGGCTGGGATGCCGAAACCAGCACCTGTACCCTGTATGTTGATGCAGCCCATAGCGGTCCCGGCAGTAAATGGGCTAAACAACTTCAAAAAAACGATACCGTACGCTATTTAAAAATCCGTTCTACCCGGCACGCACCGGCCGGCACCCCGGCCATAATAGGCCTTGGCGATGAAAGCAGCATGGGGCATATGCTGGCCTTACAGCAAATGGTATTACCCGCAACGCGTTTTTCGGGCGCTATAGTTATGGCCGATGAAAATCACAGGGATTTATTTGGTGAATATTTCAAATCGCCATTAACACCTATAGAACGTAATGATGTATACGGTCATCACAGCCTCATCCAGTGGGTAATGGAACAACAGTATAACCTTGAACACTCGGTATTTTACATTGCCGGCAACCATACCATGGTAGGCGAATTACGCAAATTGTTAAAACTACAGGGGTACCCGTCAAGCCAGATCAGGATACAGGGTTTTTGGTCATAA
- a CDS encoding helix-turn-helix domain-containing protein: protein MKDIPVHQLHERSNTGFEIRHFESGEEDSKKPPMGAHRDDHYLFFLIESGSASLMIDFNEIHFCENTFYYILPGQVHHRIRNEIAGGWYVAIDSQHIPADFRNIFENQLFLQQPYQLNDIELRQYQQLLCLLREKNNEDDNSAFFLPVLQSLIQSFTGMAAATFSNVYTPEKQLSRPAQISHQFKKLLLRHVRTVKGPSAYAGMLNVSESYLNEVLKKTTGFQVSYWITQEVMLEAKRLLYYSGLNVKEIAHTLGYDDHTYFSRLFKKSACITPLEFRDKHRK from the coding sequence ATGAAAGATATACCTGTACACCAGCTACATGAACGATCAAATACCGGCTTTGAGATCAGGCACTTCGAAAGCGGCGAAGAAGATTCAAAAAAACCGCCGATGGGCGCCCATCGTGATGATCATTACCTGTTTTTTTTGATTGAAAGCGGCTCGGCATCACTGATGATAGATTTTAACGAAATTCATTTTTGTGAAAACACATTCTATTATATTTTGCCGGGGCAGGTACACCACCGGATACGTAATGAAATTGCAGGCGGCTGGTATGTAGCCATCGATTCACAGCACATTCCGGCCGACTTCCGGAATATTTTTGAAAACCAACTTTTTTTGCAGCAGCCTTATCAACTGAATGATATTGAATTAAGGCAATACCAGCAGCTCCTTTGTCTGTTACGTGAAAAAAATAATGAGGATGATAACAGCGCTTTCTTTTTACCCGTTTTGCAATCGCTTATACAATCATTCACAGGCATGGCAGCGGCCACTTTCAGTAACGTTTATACGCCCGAAAAGCAACTTTCAAGGCCGGCACAAATTTCACATCAGTTTAAAAAGCTATTGTTGAGGCATGTACGCACAGTTAAAGGCCCATCGGCATACGCGGGTATGCTTAATGTTTCCGAATCATATCTTAACGAGGTTTTAAAGAAAACCACCGGGTTCCAGGTAAGTTACTGGATAACCCAGGAAGTAATGCTGGAAGCAAAAAGATTACTGTATTACAGCGGCCTCAACGTAAAGGAGATTGCGCATACACTGGGTTATGATGACCACACCTATTTTTCGCGGTTATTTAAAAAATCGGCCTGCATCACCCCGCTCGAGTTCAGGGACAAACACCGTAAATAA
- a CDS encoding DUF6686 family protein, producing MCDAKILSQKGTSVVSRCSECQCLFIWHHNLILSFTPDQFIQFKNFTIDLDFGDHSFPFPDGQERVVMRTPVNDIQLTFTVDEWEDFHVAMDEAIYMQEIYALVDGGK from the coding sequence ATGTGCGATGCTAAAATACTCAGCCAAAAGGGAACATCGGTAGTGAGCCGTTGCTCCGAATGCCAATGCCTATTTATATGGCATCATAACCTGATCCTTAGCTTTACACCCGATCAATTTATCCAGTTTAAAAATTTCACTATCGATCTTGATTTCGGCGACCATTCCTTCCCATTTCCCGACGGACAGGAACGCGTGGTAATGCGTACCCCGGTCAATGATATCCAGCTTACTTTTACTGTTGATGAATGGGAAGATTTTCATGTTGCGATGGATGAAGCCATTTACATGCAGGAAATTTATGCACTGGTAGATGGCGGTAAATAA
- a CDS encoding TonB-dependent receptor family protein, with amino-acid sequence MNTLYKTSLPALLICCAGFARAQHKSVKDTLQLDSVIIKESRPKHLPNVSGTSIFAGKKTFDIFLDAGKANLANNNARMTFAKVPGVNIWEMDGAGLQLNIGTRGTDTHRSIETNIRQNGYNTNSDMFGYPENHYNVPFQAVSEIQIVRGSAALQFGSQFGGMVNFKLKEGDSTKVLGFESEQSAGSNRFFNSYNAIGGKAGKVSYYAFYSARTGDGWRPDANFNSRAYYASLKYQFNDQGSIAFQFSRSDYRQQIAGGLTDAQFEANNRQSTRARNFFNPEINIPALLFNYRFDRNTRLEVTSHVLFGQRNSVQFINTANIPDTVNTSLKTFNPRQVDRDYYAGFTTEARLLHTYKLGNLRSSFTTGIRYFEETTKRKQKGTGTAASDFDLRLVKDYGIDLRLHTLNYAAFAENMFQVTQAFTVTPGVRFEQINTTTSGVIVNRAVPVTYKDNRNFPLFGTGLQYQFAGGNQLYGNISQAYRPYIYAAVTPADQLTIIDPNIRDSKGYDADLGYRGHISTLFSFDVNAFYVYYGNRAGTLTQTDANNVAHLYMTNIGNGVAKGIEAFTEVSLIRSFDKSSVSDLRLFNSLSYTHGRYTSGSVNQNGKNVSLKNNQLEGTPDWIDRAGLTFLSGHVSSTLQYSYVGKSFSDANNTTFNATGATGIVPAYHLFDWAFNYGFLKNYHLTANVNNLFNAKYFTRRINMYPGPGILPADGRTFNIGFGLKI; translated from the coding sequence ATGAATACCCTTTATAAAACTTCATTACCTGCCTTATTAATATGTTGCGCGGGCTTTGCCCGGGCGCAGCATAAAAGCGTTAAAGATACCCTGCAACTTGACAGTGTTATTATTAAAGAAAGCAGGCCAAAACATTTGCCCAATGTATCCGGCACCAGCATTTTTGCCGGAAAAAAAACCTTTGATATTTTTCTTGACGCCGGAAAAGCAAACTTAGCTAATAATAATGCCCGTATGACCTTTGCAAAAGTTCCCGGCGTTAATATCTGGGAGATGGACGGTGCCGGTTTACAGCTCAATATCGGTACCCGGGGTACGGACACCCACCGCTCTATCGAAACCAACATCAGGCAAAATGGCTATAACACCAACTCGGATATGTTTGGCTATCCCGAAAATCATTACAATGTGCCATTCCAGGCGGTAAGCGAAATTCAGATAGTGCGAGGTTCGGCGGCATTACAATTTGGCAGCCAGTTTGGCGGCATGGTTAACTTCAAACTTAAAGAAGGCGACAGCACTAAGGTGCTGGGTTTTGAAAGCGAACAATCGGCCGGCTCAAACAGGTTTTTCAATTCGTATAATGCCATTGGCGGCAAAGCGGGCAAGGTTAGTTATTACGCTTTTTACAGCGCCCGCACCGGCGATGGCTGGCGGCCTGATGCCAATTTTAACTCCCGCGCTTACTACGCCAGCCTCAAATACCAGTTTAATGATCAGGGCAGCATAGCTTTCCAGTTTTCAAGATCAGACTACAGGCAGCAAATAGCCGGTGGTTTAACCGACGCACAATTTGAAGCAAACAATCGTCAGTCGACCCGTGCGCGTAATTTTTTCAATCCTGAAATCAATATCCCGGCATTGTTGTTCAATTACCGGTTTGATAGAAATACCAGGCTGGAAGTTACCTCGCATGTACTGTTTGGTCAGCGCAATAGTGTGCAGTTCATTAACACGGCCAATATACCTGATACAGTTAATACAAGTTTGAAAACATTTAATCCGCGCCAGGTCGACCGTGATTATTATGCCGGTTTCACTACCGAAGCCCGCTTGCTGCATACTTACAAACTCGGTAATCTCAGGAGCTCGTTTACCACAGGTATAAGGTATTTTGAAGAAACTACCAAACGTAAACAAAAAGGCACAGGCACGGCAGCATCTGATTTTGACCTGCGCCTGGTTAAAGATTATGGCATCGACCTGAGATTGCATACCTTAAACTATGCAGCCTTTGCCGAAAATATGTTCCAGGTAACGCAGGCATTTACAGTTACCCCCGGTGTGCGTTTTGAGCAGATCAATACCACTACTTCGGGTGTTATTGTAAACCGTGCGGTGCCTGTAACCTATAAGGATAATCGCAACTTTCCGCTGTTTGGTACTGGTTTGCAATACCAGTTTGCCGGTGGAAACCAACTTTACGGTAATATTTCACAGGCTTACCGCCCTTATATTTATGCCGCCGTTACCCCTGCAGATCAGTTGACCATTATCGATCCGAACATCAGGGATAGCAAAGGTTATGATGCCGACCTGGGTTACCGCGGTCATATCAGCACTTTATTTAGTTTTGATGTTAACGCCTTTTACGTTTACTATGGCAATAGGGCAGGTACCCTGACCCAAACTGATGCCAATAACGTAGCCCATCTTTACATGACCAACATTGGTAATGGCGTGGCTAAAGGTATTGAGGCCTTTACCGAAGTTTCGCTGATCCGCTCATTTGATAAATCTTCGGTGAGTGATCTCCGTTTGTTCAACTCACTGTCGTACACGCATGGTCGTTACACCAGTGGTTCTGTCAATCAAAACGGAAAAAATGTAAGTTTAAAAAATAATCAACTTGAAGGCACTCCCGATTGGATAGACCGTGCAGGTTTAACATTTTTAAGCGGCCATGTAAGCAGCACACTGCAATACAGCTATGTAGGGAAAAGCTTTAGTGATGCCAATAATACTACTTTTAATGCCACAGGCGCTACCGGCATAGTGCCCGCGTATCATTTGTTCGACTGGGCTTTCAATTATGGGTTTCTGAAAAACTACCATCTCACGGCCAATGTGAACAACTTATTTAACGCTAAATATTTTACACGCCGTATTAACATGTACCCCGGACCAGGCATTTTACCGGCCGACGGGCGTACGTTTAATATTGGGTTTGGGCTGAAGATTTAA
- a CDS encoding response regulator, whose translation MAKKVLVIEDDKDIRDTVVYVLEEEGYEVIQSDNARILRTLTTINPGLILLDNWLTDWSSDANGQQLSKSIKDNPATSHIPVIIISAVSNIKEIAKAGNADGYLAKPFDLTSLSEIVKKHIK comes from the coding sequence ATGGCCAAAAAGGTTTTAGTTATAGAGGACGATAAAGATATTCGTGATACCGTAGTGTATGTATTGGAGGAAGAAGGTTACGAAGTAATACAATCCGACAATGCCCGAATCCTGCGTACCCTGACCACTATTAACCCCGGCCTGATTTTGCTTGATAACTGGCTTACCGATTGGAGCAGTGACGCCAACGGGCAGCAGCTAAGTAAAAGTATAAAAGACAATCCGGCTACCAGCCACATCCCCGTGATCATTATTTCGGCCGTGAGCAATATCAAAGAAATTGCCAAAGCCGGTAACGCCGATGGGTACCTTGCCAAGCCATTTGATCTGACATCACTTTCAGAGATCGTAAAAAAGCATATCAAGTAA
- a CDS encoding thymidine kinase has translation MVYHEEVFRRKSEVGGSIEVICGSMFSGKTEELIRRLNRARIAKLKVEIFSPKADTRYGEDAIISHNASKITSTPVDSASAILLLASDAHVIGVDEAQFFDDELPEVCTVLANRGVRVIVAGLDMDFKGRPFGSMPNIMAIAESVTKLQAVCVRCGNPAQYSYRLVHDNSKILLGEKESYEPRCRACYNTVAG, from the coding sequence ATGGTATATCACGAAGAGGTTTTCAGGCGTAAAAGCGAAGTAGGCGGCAGTATTGAGGTTATCTGCGGATCAATGTTCTCGGGCAAAACCGAAGAGCTGATCAGGAGGCTTAACCGTGCCCGCATTGCCAAGCTTAAGGTTGAGATTTTTAGCCCTAAAGCCGATACCCGTTATGGCGAGGATGCCATCATTTCGCACAATGCCAGCAAAATAACTTCTACCCCGGTTGATAGCGCTTCGGCTATTTTACTGCTGGCCAGTGATGCCCATGTAATAGGTGTTGATGAAGCACAATTTTTTGACGATGAGCTCCCCGAGGTATGTACCGTACTGGCCAACCGCGGCGTACGCGTAATTGTAGCCGGCTTGGACATGGATTTTAAAGGCCGTCCATTTGGCTCAATGCCCAACATTATGGCCATTGCCGAATCGGTAACCAAACTGCAGGCCGTTTGCGTAAGATGCGGCAACCCGGCCCAATACTCGTACCGCCTGGTACATGATAATTCAAAAATATTATTAGGCGAAAAGGAAAGCTATGAGCCCCGCTGCAGGGCATGCTATAATACCGTTGCGGGTTAA
- the rodA gene encoding rod shape-determining protein RodA has protein sequence MSNQQRSFFFNVDWLTVFLYLILCTIGWFNIHAAVFDVNHSSIVDASTNYGKQFIYICVSIVVGIVILLLESRFIAALAPAFYVLIVLLLILVLVIGRNVGGNQAWINMGGGFRLQPSEFAKFATCLLLARYLSGTNIRVTEPKSFLTAAVIIGFPMLLIMLQPDTGSTLVFCSLIFVLYREGLSPYFLVITGLFITLFVTSLLYNPLYIILILAAITAFIIFLFKRNRQLIKTLIIGLAISIAFIFSVKFIYTHVLKKHQTERINILLGITTDLRGKGYNVNQSKIAIGSGKMWGKGYLHGTQTQYSFVPEQSTDFIFCTVGEEWGFAGSLTVISLFMFLILRVILIAERQRSPFTRIYGYGVASVLFFHVVINIGMTIGVVPVIGIPLPFISYGGSSLLSFTMLLFVLIKLDSNRMGII, from the coding sequence ATGAGCAATCAGCAGCGGAGTTTCTTTTTTAATGTAGACTGGCTTACAGTTTTTCTGTACCTGATATTATGTACCATTGGCTGGTTCAATATCCATGCTGCTGTTTTTGATGTCAACCACTCCAGTATTGTTGATGCCTCCACCAATTACGGCAAACAGTTTATTTACATCTGCGTATCCATTGTCGTAGGTATTGTGATACTCCTGCTCGAAAGCCGATTTATTGCTGCCTTAGCCCCGGCATTTTACGTGTTGATTGTACTGTTATTGATACTGGTGCTGGTGATAGGTCGAAACGTAGGCGGTAACCAGGCCTGGATTAACATGGGCGGCGGTTTCCGGCTGCAGCCTTCGGAGTTTGCCAAGTTTGCAACCTGTTTGTTGCTTGCGCGATATTTAAGCGGCACTAATATCAGGGTTACCGAACCCAAATCATTTTTAACGGCCGCCGTGATTATCGGGTTCCCGATGTTGCTGATCATGCTGCAGCCCGATACCGGTTCGACACTGGTATTTTGCTCTTTGATATTTGTTTTATACCGCGAAGGGCTTTCGCCTTATTTCCTGGTGATAACGGGGTTGTTCATCACCCTTTTTGTTACGTCGCTATTATACAATCCGCTGTATATTATCCTGATACTGGCTGCAATAACTGCTTTCATTATCTTTTTGTTTAAGCGTAACAGGCAGCTCATCAAAACCCTGATCATCGGCCTTGCAATTTCTATAGCATTTATATTCAGTGTAAAGTTTATCTATACCCACGTTTTAAAGAAACATCAAACAGAGCGTATTAACATACTCCTGGGCATCACTACCGATTTAAGGGGGAAAGGCTATAATGTAAACCAGTCGAAAATAGCTATAGGCTCCGGAAAAATGTGGGGTAAAGGTTATTTACATGGTACACAAACCCAATACTCATTTGTACCCGAGCAAAGTACCGACTTTATTTTCTGTACCGTCGGCGAAGAATGGGGCTTTGCAGGCTCATTAACGGTAATAAGCCTTTTCATGTTCCTGATATTGCGGGTAATACTCATAGCCGAACGGCAACGATCGCCTTTTACGCGTATTTACGGTTACGGTGTAGCTTCAGTGCTATTTTTTCACGTAGTGATCAATATCGGTATGACCATTGGCGTAGTGCCCGTTATTGGGATCCCTTTACCGTTCATCAGCTATGGAGGCTCGTCGCTGTTAAGCTTTACCATGCTCTTGTTCGTGCTTATCAAACTCGACTCCAACAGGATGGGGATTATTTAA